One segment of Luteolibacter rhizosphaerae DNA contains the following:
- a CDS encoding SRPBCC family protein, whose amino-acid sequence MAVIVLYTRIAAPRERVFDLSRSLDLHQATVAHTGERIVAGVRSGLLELGQEVTWSAWHLGWRRRLRVTMSRLEYPSFFEDRMVKGAFRMMRHEHHFEEDGENTMMMDRFEFEAPFGPLGRLFERRFLEAYMRRLLVRRNEGIKRIAESEEWRRYLEIPRRG is encoded by the coding sequence ATGGCGGTTATCGTGCTCTATACCCGGATCGCCGCGCCGCGGGAGCGGGTCTTCGATCTCTCGAGGAGTCTGGATCTTCATCAAGCTACGGTCGCACACACGGGCGAACGGATCGTGGCGGGAGTGAGGAGCGGCCTGCTAGAGCTCGGCCAAGAGGTAACCTGGAGTGCCTGGCATCTGGGCTGGCGCCGCCGCTTGCGGGTGACGATGAGCCGGTTGGAGTATCCGTCGTTTTTCGAAGACCGGATGGTGAAGGGGGCCTTCCGGATGATGCGGCACGAGCACCACTTCGAAGAGGATGGGGAGAACACGATGATGATGGATCGCTTCGAATTCGAGGCACCCTTCGGCCCCTTGGGTCGTCTCTTCGAGCGGCGGTTTCTCGAAGCCTACATGCGCCGCCTGCTGGTCCGGCGGAACGAGGGGATCAAGCGGATCGCGGAATCCGAAGAGTGGCGGAGGTATCTGGAGATCCCAAGGCGGGGTTGA
- the grpE gene encoding nucleotide exchange factor GrpE, with amino-acid sequence MTPEDDKEIADAVNPTSPDAPVTDAGDGDPYAELEADVMKWRELAVRTAADLDNFRKRSAREREDAIRYANQGLLEDLLPVIDNFEMGMLAASQDKSSMIYIGMDMVRRQLNDFLSNNGVTEIPAEGKPFDPNIHEAVSQEEAAGVEGGTVLRVHRRGFMLRDRLLRPATVVVAKANEN; translated from the coding sequence ATGACTCCCGAGGACGATAAAGAGATCGCGGACGCCGTGAATCCGACTTCCCCCGATGCCCCGGTGACCGACGCTGGCGACGGTGATCCGTATGCCGAGTTGGAAGCGGACGTGATGAAGTGGCGCGAGCTCGCGGTCAGGACGGCGGCGGATCTGGATAATTTCCGGAAGCGTTCGGCGCGGGAGCGGGAGGATGCGATCCGGTACGCCAACCAAGGCCTGCTGGAGGACCTGCTGCCGGTGATCGACAATTTCGAGATGGGGATGCTGGCGGCCTCCCAGGACAAGTCTTCCATGATCTACATAGGTATGGATATGGTCCGGCGGCAGCTGAACGATTTCCTGTCCAACAACGGGGTCACCGAGATTCCGGCGGAGGGCAAGCCCTTCGACCCGAACATCCATGAGGCGGTCTCGCAGGAAGAGGCTGCCGGGGTAGAGGGTGGCACGGTCCTGCGGGTGCACCGCCGCGGCTTCATGCTGCGCGACCGCCTGCTGCGCCCGGCTACGGTGGTGGTGGCGAAGGCCAATGAGAACTAA
- the dnaJ gene encoding molecular chaperone DnaJ codes for MASKRDYYEILGVARDASAEEIKKSYRKLAVKFHPDKNPGDHEAEDKFKELGEAYEALSDPDKRAAYDRYGHQAFAGGGGGGGGFHDPMDLFSQVFGSAFGGGFEEFFGGGRRQRSGKQRGSDLRYDLEISLEEAARGSEKELEIEHFGACATCNSSGSKSGGGTKPCSSCGGRGVVARQAGIFIQQTTCPECRGAGETVTDPCGACGGDGRKHKTSRIKIRIPAGVEDGTRLRSTGNGDAGVRGGAAGDLYVFLHVKEHDVFEREGNDLFCEVPMPFSTATLGGELEVPTLDGKASIKIPAGTQGGTLFRLRERGVPSLSSHKKGDLHVRVQVEVPTKLNGEQQDKLRSFAESIGDHNSPMQESFFQKARRFFDL; via the coding sequence ATGGCCTCCAAGCGAGATTACTACGAGATCCTCGGGGTGGCGCGTGACGCCAGCGCGGAGGAGATCAAGAAGTCCTACCGCAAGCTGGCGGTGAAGTTCCACCCGGACAAGAACCCGGGGGACCACGAGGCTGAGGACAAGTTCAAGGAACTCGGCGAGGCCTACGAGGCCTTGAGCGACCCGGACAAGCGGGCCGCCTATGACCGCTACGGCCACCAGGCATTCGCCGGCGGCGGCGGTGGTGGCGGCGGTTTCCACGACCCGATGGATCTGTTCTCGCAGGTCTTCGGCAGCGCCTTCGGTGGCGGATTCGAGGAATTCTTCGGCGGCGGTCGTCGCCAGCGTTCCGGCAAACAGCGCGGGAGCGACCTGCGCTATGACCTGGAGATCTCGCTGGAAGAAGCGGCGCGCGGTTCCGAGAAGGAACTGGAGATCGAGCATTTCGGTGCCTGCGCGACTTGTAACTCCAGCGGCTCGAAGAGCGGCGGCGGTACCAAGCCCTGCTCAAGCTGCGGCGGTCGTGGCGTGGTGGCCCGTCAGGCCGGGATTTTCATCCAGCAAACGACCTGTCCGGAATGCCGCGGTGCGGGTGAAACCGTGACCGATCCCTGCGGCGCTTGCGGCGGGGATGGCCGGAAGCACAAGACCAGCCGGATCAAGATCCGCATCCCGGCCGGGGTGGAGGATGGCACGCGCCTGCGCTCGACCGGCAACGGCGACGCCGGGGTCCGCGGCGGAGCGGCGGGCGATCTCTACGTGTTCCTGCACGTGAAGGAGCACGATGTCTTCGAGCGCGAGGGCAACGACCTCTTCTGCGAAGTGCCGATGCCCTTCAGCACCGCCACTCTCGGCGGCGAACTGGAAGTGCCGACGCTGGATGGCAAGGCCTCGATCAAGATCCCGGCCGGTACGCAGGGCGGGACGCTGTTCCGCCTGCGCGAGCGCGGGGTGCCCTCGCTCTCCAGCCACAAGAAAGGCGATCTGCACGTGCGCGTGCAGGTGGAGGTGCCGACCAAGCTCAACGGTGAACAGCAGGACAAGCTGCGCTCCTTCGCCGAATCGATCGGCGACCACAACTCACCGATGCAGGAATCCTTCTTCCAGAAGGCCCGGCGTTTCTTCGACCTCTAA
- a CDS encoding 16S rRNA (uracil(1498)-N(3))-methyltransferase yields the protein MARFFLSPDAWGEHAALTGDEAKHAAQVMRVRRGERITVFDGAGRSAPAEVMDVAKSEVRLKLGEVVAKPPLVPAIHLVQAVPKGKTIDLIVQKAVELGVTSIQPIISRRTVVQVDDEDAGRKAAKWQRVALEACKQCGQDLMPVVHPPLSFDEWLRQGSEGLKVVASLYPGARPLKEIFREAGNPGDIVLLVGPEGDFTAEELKSVTMSGFHPASLGNIILRAETAAFFAISAARYEYA from the coding sequence ATGGCGCGTTTCTTCCTGAGCCCTGATGCCTGGGGAGAGCACGCCGCCCTCACGGGGGACGAGGCAAAGCATGCGGCGCAGGTGATGCGCGTGCGCCGCGGCGAGCGGATCACGGTGTTCGACGGCGCGGGGCGCTCGGCTCCGGCCGAGGTGATGGATGTCGCCAAGAGCGAGGTCCGGCTCAAGTTGGGCGAGGTGGTCGCGAAGCCGCCATTGGTGCCAGCGATTCACCTGGTGCAAGCGGTCCCGAAAGGGAAGACGATAGACCTGATCGTCCAGAAAGCGGTCGAACTCGGCGTGACTTCGATCCAGCCGATCATCAGCCGCCGGACCGTGGTGCAGGTGGATGATGAGGATGCGGGCCGTAAGGCGGCCAAATGGCAGCGCGTGGCATTGGAGGCCTGCAAGCAGTGCGGACAGGATCTGATGCCGGTGGTGCATCCGCCGCTCTCCTTCGATGAATGGCTGCGGCAAGGAAGCGAAGGGCTGAAGGTGGTGGCCTCCCTTTATCCGGGTGCGAGGCCGTTGAAGGAGATTTTCCGCGAGGCGGGGAACCCGGGAGATATCGTCTTACTGGTGGGGCCGGAGGGAGATTTTACAGCGGAAGAGTTAAAATCGGTCACCATGTCCGGTTTTCACCCGGCCAGTCTGGGAAATATTATCCTTCGAGCCGAGACAGCGGCGTTTTTTGCAATTTCTGCCGCGAGGTACGAATATGCGTAG
- a CDS encoding non-ribosomal peptide synthetase codes for MTPPVAPLDLPAIPLGSALTGVLDHRALHQADELAYRFLPDAEERELTLTFAQLARDARAAANGLIKQGAIGKPVLLMEPPGLGFITGLFACWYAGAIAVPAYPPRGNRHRQRLDAILRDSGAKLALGEIPRNPLPDLRVLDTAELALDHNPLEGPPRESHQPCLLQYTSGSTADPKGVMIHHRNLRHHLTPLVANIEPLHLKHGLSWLPPYHDMGLVLKILFAIEVGFSLTFFTPDHFIQRPVRWLRAISRYRAEFSGGPNFAFEMCLRSIRDEELEGIDLSCWKAAPCGAERIQVETLQRFTSRFAPYGFRPEVFLPGYGLAEATLTVTACRTGQLQHISNHPTAGRHVSCGPVLDGLSLRIADPETGATLPPGQIGEIRVKGASVSPGYWNRPELNASTFGPDGELHTGDRGYLENNELHVVGRIKDLIILDGTNVAPEDIESALIAFPEVTAAAAVADESALGESVALVLECSRLSQEKSAILCSAIRRRVADLVEISIHRIVLVRSGTLPRTTSGKIRRGATREALAAGKLALIFDENAASSIPRLPTGPILECVLDAVRDASGRDGARAEDDLIAFGMSSIEATRLGALLRAATGVELSHAELFSSPSFAHLAAAVESKATAASPPPEILPGSGRDAGLLTHSQERMWFLHELEPQSAAYHVFGALEMSGPLDLMALEQAYQRVLQHHSILRSRHRSVDGQPVVWIDDSTPPPIEHAKAFGKEAMDGSLKTFALRPFDLVNSPPIRALLVESGKDRHVFALCAHHIAADGWSVRVLVRDLAACYSAYAQGKQPTPPPHGPDYLDYAAWHRSWIDGGAANARIAYWKERLAGHPGVMELATDFPRPAKPSSTGGAVERTVPAALVLRIAELAKTRRSTPFMIQLAAFLLMLRRHGSDDDPVVAVPVANRNHAAAGDLVGTLVNTLPFRMPLDPEESFTALLDRVREASFDMQAGQDAPFERIIEAVRPERARDRSPLAQVMFDHQELPLSETWHGGLRCRPFLAHRGAVQFDLSLMMFVLSDRHQAVLEYRSDLFRHETAALMLDRYLATLEEICRDPERKVAHIDSLSDRDRRKLLLSGQGPLRPSFPTKTAPALIAGTTSRLRERVAIRCGDQSLTYTELDQKAAALAGSMAERGVNPGDRVALLLERNLMLPVALLAVWKAGAAYVPLDAANPPERLALVLEDQAPLHVLVSAGLRERLPDGTHHMVFDPGMTTQKATTRRMLPQPRDAAYIIYTSGSTGKPKGVVVSHGALANFLLSMAEQPGFKEGQSLLAITTVSFDISALEIFLPLVAGGTVDLVPGKTSRDPAALIARITETKPDVMQATPATWKMLMDAGWQGSPDLKILCGGEAMDLPLAKRLVKLGREAWNLYGPTETTVWSTIWKLPENPDRISIGHPIANTGIHITAEDGTPMPPGVPGELLISGAGLADGYWQRPELTAERFISKPKISALGSRLYRTGDLARWNPDGTVECLGRSDGQVKIRGFRVELGEIDSALLSHLGVAEAAAVLTVPDQKLVAWFRPISTALDSTELAAHLRERLPDYMVPSRLLAIDRMPLTSSGKIDRKALAARELPQAATEPPRGKGSPLEDELADIWGDVLDCRGVGPDDDFFAMGGHSILAARLVSEASRRLGIVVPLDWLFDRPTPAGMAAQIRENAAPDLVQPRAIRLSQSQGARPLFWIHTLVDGGMGLLPYRETARLLDGVATSYGIAEGTRTFGFIREMARCHVDKIRAVQPVGPYRIAGFCFGGNLAAEIAAQLVGADHQVELLVLLESTPPNQDPDGSHWFRPSVWWRILSRLPSRLKSLLSRDRATALRRLRMKQRAAASGMDRMINKDGDSIPDIRSILDLDLLDAASQARATRHWEALHVHVPRLPKVGRLVLVKAADEGWIPRHPTLGWTSTQPIEVHTVPGRHEEFLRQHSAQDVAKVMKQILAR; via the coding sequence ATGACCCCTCCCGTCGCCCCCTTGGACCTACCAGCCATCCCGCTCGGCTCCGCGCTGACCGGCGTACTGGACCATCGGGCGCTTCACCAGGCCGACGAGCTCGCCTACCGTTTCCTCCCCGATGCCGAGGAGCGTGAACTCACACTGACTTTCGCACAACTCGCTCGCGACGCCCGTGCCGCCGCTAACGGCCTCATCAAGCAAGGTGCTATCGGCAAGCCGGTCCTGCTGATGGAGCCACCGGGCTTGGGTTTCATCACCGGGCTCTTCGCCTGCTGGTATGCCGGTGCCATCGCCGTCCCCGCCTACCCGCCGCGCGGCAATCGCCACCGCCAGCGCCTCGATGCCATCCTCCGCGATTCCGGGGCCAAGCTCGCACTCGGCGAGATCCCTCGGAATCCGCTGCCCGACCTCCGCGTCCTTGATACCGCGGAGCTCGCCTTGGATCACAATCCGCTGGAGGGCCCGCCCCGCGAAAGCCACCAGCCCTGCCTGCTGCAATACACCTCCGGCTCCACCGCGGACCCGAAGGGGGTGATGATCCATCACCGCAACCTGCGCCACCATCTCACGCCGCTAGTCGCGAATATCGAGCCCCTCCACCTGAAGCACGGTCTGAGCTGGCTTCCCCCTTACCACGACATGGGGCTGGTGCTGAAGATCCTCTTCGCCATCGAGGTCGGCTTCTCCCTCACCTTCTTCACGCCGGATCACTTCATCCAGCGCCCGGTCCGCTGGCTCCGCGCCATCAGCCGCTACCGCGCCGAATTCAGCGGCGGCCCGAATTTCGCTTTCGAGATGTGCCTCCGCTCGATCCGCGATGAGGAGCTGGAAGGCATCGACCTCTCTTGCTGGAAAGCCGCCCCTTGCGGAGCCGAGCGCATCCAGGTGGAGACCCTCCAGCGCTTCACCAGCCGCTTCGCCCCCTACGGATTCCGGCCCGAGGTCTTCCTTCCCGGCTACGGTCTGGCAGAGGCCACCCTCACCGTCACCGCCTGTCGCACCGGGCAGCTCCAGCACATCTCGAATCACCCGACCGCGGGCCGCCATGTCTCCTGCGGGCCGGTGCTCGATGGACTCTCGCTCCGCATCGCCGATCCCGAGACAGGGGCCACCTTGCCCCCCGGCCAAATTGGTGAGATCCGCGTGAAGGGTGCCAGCGTCTCCCCGGGATACTGGAATCGCCCCGAGCTGAATGCCTCCACCTTCGGGCCGGATGGCGAGCTTCACACCGGCGACCGTGGCTATCTTGAGAACAACGAGCTTCATGTTGTCGGGCGGATCAAGGACCTCATCATCCTTGATGGCACGAACGTCGCCCCGGAAGACATCGAGTCCGCGCTCATCGCCTTTCCGGAAGTCACCGCCGCCGCGGCCGTGGCCGATGAATCCGCACTCGGGGAAAGCGTCGCCCTCGTCCTCGAGTGCTCGCGCCTCTCGCAGGAGAAGTCCGCTATCCTCTGCTCCGCCATCCGCCGCCGTGTTGCGGATCTGGTGGAGATCTCCATCCACCGCATCGTTCTCGTCCGCAGCGGCACCCTGCCCCGCACCACCAGCGGTAAGATCCGCCGCGGCGCCACGCGCGAGGCCCTCGCTGCCGGCAAGCTCGCCTTGATCTTCGACGAGAACGCCGCGTCCTCGATTCCTCGCCTCCCCACCGGCCCCATCCTCGAGTGCGTGCTGGATGCCGTTCGCGATGCCTCCGGCCGCGATGGTGCCCGCGCGGAAGACGATCTGATCGCCTTCGGCATGAGCTCGATCGAGGCGACCCGCCTCGGCGCATTGCTCCGCGCCGCCACCGGTGTCGAGCTCAGCCATGCCGAGCTCTTCTCCTCACCCTCTTTCGCCCACCTGGCGGCTGCGGTGGAGAGCAAGGCTACGGCAGCCTCGCCACCGCCGGAGATCCTACCTGGCTCCGGTCGGGATGCCGGGCTGCTTACCCATTCGCAGGAGCGCATGTGGTTCCTGCATGAGCTGGAGCCCCAGAGTGCCGCCTATCACGTCTTCGGAGCCTTGGAGATGTCAGGCCCGCTCGATCTCATGGCGCTGGAGCAAGCCTACCAGCGCGTCCTTCAGCATCACAGTATCCTGCGCAGCCGGCATCGCTCCGTGGATGGTCAGCCCGTCGTCTGGATCGATGACTCAACGCCACCTCCCATTGAGCATGCCAAGGCCTTCGGAAAGGAAGCCATGGACGGCAGCCTGAAAACCTTCGCGCTGCGTCCCTTCGATCTCGTTAACAGTCCGCCGATCCGCGCCTTGCTGGTCGAGTCCGGCAAGGATCGCCACGTCTTCGCCCTCTGCGCCCATCACATCGCCGCGGATGGTTGGTCGGTGCGCGTTCTCGTCCGGGATCTCGCCGCCTGTTACTCCGCCTACGCCCAGGGCAAGCAACCCACCCCGCCCCCGCACGGGCCCGACTACCTCGACTACGCGGCATGGCATCGCTCATGGATCGATGGCGGCGCGGCCAATGCCCGCATCGCCTACTGGAAGGAGCGACTCGCCGGTCACCCCGGGGTCATGGAGCTCGCCACCGATTTCCCGCGCCCGGCCAAGCCGTCCTCCACCGGCGGCGCCGTCGAGCGCACCGTCCCTGCCGCCCTCGTCCTGCGGATCGCGGAGCTGGCCAAGACCCGGCGCTCGACGCCCTTCATGATCCAGCTCGCGGCTTTCCTCCTGATGCTGCGCCGCCACGGTAGCGATGACGACCCGGTCGTCGCGGTGCCCGTGGCCAATCGCAACCACGCCGCAGCGGGTGATCTGGTCGGCACCTTGGTCAATACCCTGCCCTTCCGCATGCCGCTGGATCCGGAGGAAAGCTTCACCGCTCTGTTAGACCGCGTGCGGGAAGCCTCCTTCGACATGCAGGCGGGTCAGGATGCCCCCTTCGAGAGGATCATCGAGGCCGTCCGGCCGGAGCGCGCCCGCGACCGTTCGCCGCTCGCCCAGGTGATGTTCGATCACCAAGAGCTGCCCTTGAGCGAGACATGGCACGGCGGCCTGCGCTGCCGGCCTTTCCTCGCCCATCGCGGTGCGGTCCAGTTCGACCTCAGCCTGATGATGTTCGTGCTCTCGGATCGCCACCAGGCGGTGCTGGAGTATCGCAGCGATCTCTTCCGCCACGAGACCGCCGCGCTCATGCTCGATCGCTACCTCGCCACGCTGGAGGAAATCTGCCGCGATCCCGAGCGCAAGGTCGCCCACATCGATAGCCTCTCCGATCGGGACCGCCGCAAGCTGCTGCTCTCCGGCCAAGGCCCGCTCCGCCCCAGCTTCCCCACCAAGACGGCTCCCGCCTTGATCGCGGGCACCACCTCGCGGCTGCGCGAACGCGTCGCCATCCGTTGCGGGGATCAGTCGCTCACCTACACGGAGCTTGATCAAAAAGCCGCCGCCCTAGCCGGCAGCATGGCGGAGCGCGGCGTGAACCCGGGCGACCGGGTCGCCCTCCTGTTAGAGCGGAACCTGATGCTCCCCGTGGCATTGCTCGCCGTATGGAAGGCCGGTGCCGCCTACGTGCCCCTGGATGCCGCAAACCCTCCGGAACGTCTCGCCCTTGTCCTCGAGGATCAGGCACCGCTGCATGTGCTGGTCTCCGCCGGTCTCCGGGAGCGCCTGCCGGATGGCACCCACCACATGGTCTTCGACCCCGGTATGACCACCCAGAAGGCCACCACCCGCCGGATGCTGCCGCAGCCGCGGGATGCCGCCTACATCATCTACACTTCCGGCTCCACCGGGAAACCGAAGGGCGTGGTCGTCTCGCATGGTGCCCTCGCGAATTTCCTTCTCTCCATGGCGGAGCAGCCCGGCTTCAAGGAAGGCCAGTCCCTGCTCGCGATCACCACCGTTTCCTTCGACATCTCCGCATTGGAGATCTTCCTGCCCCTCGTCGCAGGAGGTACGGTGGATCTCGTACCGGGTAAGACCTCGCGCGATCCCGCCGCCCTCATCGCCCGCATCACGGAGACCAAGCCGGACGTGATGCAGGCCACTCCCGCCACGTGGAAGATGCTCATGGACGCGGGCTGGCAGGGTTCACCCGACCTCAAAATCCTCTGCGGTGGGGAAGCCATGGACCTCCCCCTGGCCAAGCGCTTGGTCAAGCTGGGTCGCGAGGCATGGAACCTGTACGGCCCCACCGAAACCACCGTCTGGTCCACCATCTGGAAGCTTCCCGAAAATCCGGACCGCATCAGCATCGGCCACCCGATAGCCAATACCGGCATCCATATCACTGCGGAGGACGGCACCCCTATGCCACCCGGCGTGCCCGGCGAACTTCTCATTTCCGGTGCCGGTCTGGCCGATGGCTATTGGCAGCGCCCCGAACTCACCGCGGAGCGTTTCATCTCGAAACCCAAAATCTCCGCTCTCGGCTCTCGGCTTTACCGCACCGGGGATCTCGCACGCTGGAATCCCGATGGCACCGTGGAGTGTCTCGGCCGCTCCGATGGCCAGGTGAAGATCCGCGGCTTCCGCGTCGAACTCGGCGAGATTGATTCCGCGCTGCTCTCCCACCTCGGCGTGGCGGAAGCGGCCGCGGTTCTCACCGTCCCGGACCAGAAGCTTGTCGCGTGGTTTCGCCCGATCTCCACCGCACTCGACTCCACGGAACTCGCCGCCCATCTCCGCGAGCGCCTGCCGGACTACATGGTTCCTTCGCGCCTGCTCGCGATCGATCGCATGCCGCTCACCTCCAGTGGTAAGATCGACCGCAAGGCCTTGGCCGCCCGCGAACTTCCGCAAGCCGCCACCGAACCACCCCGCGGCAAGGGCAGTCCCTTGGAGGACGAACTCGCCGATATCTGGGGCGATGTCCTCGACTGCCGCGGTGTCGGGCCGGATGACGACTTCTTCGCCATGGGCGGCCACTCGATTCTTGCGGCCCGGCTCGTCTCGGAAGCTTCCCGCCGTCTCGGCATCGTCGTCCCGCTCGATTGGCTCTTCGATCGCCCCACTCCGGCTGGCATGGCCGCACAGATCCGCGAGAATGCCGCGCCCGATCTCGTGCAACCGCGCGCTATCCGCCTCAGCCAGAGCCAGGGTGCTCGTCCGTTATTCTGGATCCACACGCTCGTCGATGGCGGCATGGGCCTCCTGCCATACCGCGAGACGGCACGTCTGTTAGATGGCGTCGCCACCTCCTACGGCATCGCCGAGGGCACCCGCACCTTCGGCTTCATCCGCGAGATGGCCCGCTGCCATGTCGACAAGATCCGCGCGGTGCAACCGGTCGGCCCTTATCGCATCGCCGGCTTCTGCTTCGGCGGCAATCTGGCCGCGGAGATCGCCGCGCAACTCGTCGGCGCGGACCATCAGGTCGAGCTGCTCGTCCTCCTTGAATCGACGCCTCCGAATCAGGATCCCGATGGCAGCCACTGGTTCCGCCCCTCGGTCTGGTGGCGCATCCTTTCCCGCCTGCCGTCCCGCCTCAAGAGCCTCCTTTCCCGCGATCGCGCCACGGCCTTGCGCCGCCTCCGCATGAAGCAGCGTGCCGCCGCCTCAGGCATGGATCGCATGATCAACAAGGACGGCGATAGCATCCCGGACATCCGCAGCATCCTCGATCTCGATCTGCTCGACGCGGCATCCCAAGCCCGCGCCACCCGCCACTGGGAAGCGCTTCACGTCCACGTCCCGCGCTTGCCTAAGGTCGGCCGCTTGGTTCTGGTAAAAGCTGCGGACGAAGGCTGGATCCCGCGTCATCCCACCCTCGGCTGGACCAGCACCCAACCCATCGAAGTTCACACCGTCCCCGGTCGTCACGAGGAGTTCCTCCGCCAGCACTCCGCCCAAGATGTCGCCAAGGTGATGAAGCAGATCCTCGCCCGGTAG
- a CDS encoding DUF1549 and DUF1553 domain-containing protein translates to MKPPTCIVAACMVAGMSSGFAAEKLAKADDPAFIAKAARDIDVHIASWYKKQKLEVPQVTDDATFLRRVFLVAIGRIPTGEEARAFLEIDDPAKRVQVIDYLMQSKGYSSNMTNWVFDLLRVTDGRPGFQGNFEPYRNWVRTAMENNMPWDDFTNSLLASAGDGWDPQTAAVGYYTRDRGMPLDNLANSMRVFLGSRMECAQCHDDPFGSTERHEFYELAAFTEGQGSVRQNHMRKLWDEVGEAERRNTVDYEVAQVMWDGVYGLSLAGGGAGKIELPSDYQYRDGEPGEMIGAKTPFGKTVRISDKQEKADGRKQLAEWVTTKTGEQYASVAANRMWKRVMGRGVYEPVDEYKETKALHHPELMRTLVELMVELDYDLRAFQKVLLNTKTFQFVPNPQPSKVPGGDDFHGRQLTRLSAEQLWDSLITLAAGDPDKIPRRSLDDRIYVNGKPVLVGKKTMVQVSKEVLALDSEQGVRDYFNKLLSEVKSGGGASASSSDGMMSMNAKINRYGKDSAVRASELPSPAPREHLLYLFGQSDRVVVDGSSREPNVGQVLSLMNGYVQTQLVNNTGAALYKSLEGATTDEEKIRRLYVTILNRPPSTEEMGWMKEEMVKSKDNGLRNIVSALVMSSEFLFLQ, encoded by the coding sequence ATGAAACCACCCACTTGCATCGTAGCCGCCTGCATGGTTGCAGGAATGTCCTCCGGCTTCGCGGCAGAAAAGCTCGCGAAGGCGGATGATCCCGCCTTCATCGCGAAGGCTGCCCGGGACATTGATGTCCACATCGCCTCTTGGTATAAAAAGCAAAAGCTGGAGGTGCCGCAGGTCACGGATGACGCGACCTTCCTGCGTCGCGTGTTCCTTGTGGCGATCGGCCGGATCCCGACGGGCGAAGAGGCCCGTGCATTCCTCGAGATTGATGATCCGGCGAAGCGGGTGCAGGTGATCGACTACTTGATGCAGTCGAAGGGTTACTCGAGCAACATGACCAACTGGGTCTTCGACTTGCTGCGGGTGACCGATGGCCGGCCGGGTTTCCAAGGGAATTTCGAGCCCTACCGGAACTGGGTGCGCACGGCGATGGAGAACAACATGCCGTGGGATGATTTCACCAACTCGCTGTTGGCCTCTGCGGGCGATGGCTGGGATCCGCAGACTGCGGCGGTGGGCTATTACACCCGCGACCGTGGCATGCCGCTCGATAACCTGGCGAACTCGATGCGGGTGTTCCTCGGTTCGCGGATGGAGTGTGCGCAGTGCCACGATGATCCCTTCGGCTCCACCGAGCGACATGAGTTTTATGAGTTGGCCGCCTTCACGGAAGGCCAGGGCTCGGTCCGCCAGAACCACATGCGCAAGCTGTGGGACGAGGTGGGCGAGGCCGAGCGCCGCAACACCGTGGACTACGAGGTCGCGCAGGTGATGTGGGACGGCGTTTACGGCCTGAGCTTGGCTGGCGGTGGCGCGGGCAAGATCGAGCTGCCTTCCGACTATCAGTATCGCGATGGCGAGCCGGGCGAGATGATCGGAGCCAAGACTCCCTTCGGCAAGACGGTGCGCATTTCCGACAAGCAGGAGAAGGCGGATGGTCGCAAGCAGCTGGCCGAGTGGGTGACCACGAAGACCGGCGAGCAATATGCTTCCGTAGCCGCGAACCGGATGTGGAAGCGCGTGATGGGCCGCGGTGTGTATGAGCCCGTGGATGAATACAAGGAGACCAAGGCGCTCCATCATCCCGAGCTGATGCGCACGCTGGTCGAGCTGATGGTCGAGCTGGATTACGATCTGCGCGCTTTCCAGAAGGTGCTGCTGAATACGAAGACCTTCCAGTTCGTGCCGAACCCGCAGCCTTCCAAGGTGCCGGGGGGAGATGACTTCCACGGTCGCCAGTTGACGCGCCTTTCGGCCGAGCAGCTTTGGGATTCGCTGATCACGCTGGCTGCCGGTGATCCGGACAAGATTCCGCGGCGCTCGCTGGATGACCGGATCTACGTGAACGGAAAGCCGGTTCTCGTCGGGAAGAAAACCATGGTTCAGGTCTCCAAGGAGGTGCTGGCTCTGGATTCCGAGCAGGGCGTGCGCGACTACTTCAACAAGCTCCTGTCCGAGGTGAAGTCCGGTGGCGGCGCGAGCGCGAGCTCCAGCGACGGCATGATGTCGATGAACGCGAAGATCAACCGCTATGGCAAGGATTCGGCCGTGCGTGCCTCGGAGCTTCCGAGCCCGGCACCGCGCGAGCACCTGCTCTACCTCTTCGGTCAATCGGACCGCGTGGTGGTCGACGGTTCAAGCCGCGAGCCGAACGTGGGCCAGGTGCTCTCGCTCATGAACGGCTACGTTCAGACCCAACTCGTGAACAACACCGGTGCGGCGCTCTACAAGAGCCTCGAAGGTGCGACCACGGATGAGGAGAAGATCCGCCGCCTCTACGTCACCATCCTGAATCGTCCGCCCAGCACCGAAGAGATGGGCTGGATGAAAGAAGAAATGGTCAAGTCGAAGGACAATGGCCTCCGCAATATCGTTTCCGCGCTCGTGATGTCTTCCGAGTTCCTGTTCCTGCAATAA